Proteins from a genomic interval of Enterococcus faecium:
- a CDS encoding ABC transporter ATP-binding protein — protein sequence MLKIVKRISLTSAIAAAVFMVIQVLADLYLPTLTSNIIDKGVAQGDVDYIWHTGFVMIGFSLISILAAIANTFFATRESQKLGKQLRTDVYKKSESLTKDAFDKYGTASLITRTTNDVTQIQMVTQMFLRMMINAPITLIGASILAYQKDHQLTKIFLVVIPVMIILIGGIMYFAVPLFKSMQKKTDRLNLVFREGLTGVRVIRAFDKTRFEENRFDLANKDYTNTAIKVNTIVALMMPMMTLIMSGTNVAITWFGGHYIADMTLEVGNLIAFMTYAMQILISFMMLSAIFIMVPRAQASADRINEVLDEKIGIHDPENPKTVSFAGKNATLAFNHVNYRYHGAEKLALEDIDFQAKSGEIVAIIGGTGSGKTTLVNLIPRLYDIESGSIQINGTDISDMTQYNLRELMGFVPQKAVLFSGTIRDNMQYGKPDATDEMIWKALEIAQAKDFVSEMEDGLDSHVEQGGGNFSGGQRQRLAIARALVKTADIYVFDDSFSALDFKTDANLRQALKTNMKESITVLVAQRVSTVMDADMILVLDEGKLVGKGTHEELLATNETYQEIVHSQLREEDLA from the coding sequence ATGCTAAAAATCGTAAAACGGATCTCCTTGACTTCAGCAATTGCAGCTGCAGTTTTCATGGTGATCCAAGTACTGGCAGATTTATATTTGCCGACACTTACCTCCAATATTATTGATAAAGGGGTAGCGCAAGGAGATGTCGATTATATTTGGCATACAGGTTTTGTGATGATCGGCTTTTCTTTGATCAGTATCTTAGCTGCTATCGCAAATACATTTTTTGCTACTCGTGAATCACAGAAACTGGGTAAGCAATTGCGTACGGATGTCTATAAAAAATCAGAGAGTCTGACAAAAGATGCGTTTGATAAATATGGAACGGCCTCTTTGATCACAAGAACGACCAATGATGTGACTCAAATCCAAATGGTTACACAAATGTTTTTACGTATGATGATCAATGCACCAATCACGTTGATTGGCGCGAGCATACTTGCTTATCAAAAAGATCATCAGTTGACAAAAATCTTCTTAGTTGTCATCCCAGTAATGATTATTTTGATCGGCGGAATCATGTACTTTGCTGTTCCATTATTCAAAAGTATGCAAAAGAAAACTGACCGTTTAAACCTGGTATTTCGAGAAGGATTGACAGGGGTCAGAGTGATTCGAGCATTCGATAAGACACGCTTTGAAGAAAATCGTTTTGATTTAGCGAATAAAGATTATACAAATACGGCAATCAAAGTTAATACGATCGTCGCATTGATGATGCCAATGATGACATTGATCATGAGCGGTACAAACGTAGCAATCACTTGGTTTGGTGGACACTACATAGCAGATATGACTTTGGAAGTCGGTAATCTGATTGCATTTATGACTTATGCGATGCAGATCTTGATCAGCTTTATGATGCTTTCCGCTATTTTTATCATGGTGCCTCGTGCACAAGCTTCAGCTGACCGTATTAATGAAGTGTTGGATGAAAAAATCGGTATCCATGACCCTGAAAATCCTAAAACAGTTTCTTTTGCTGGAAAAAACGCAACATTGGCCTTCAATCATGTCAATTATCGATATCATGGAGCAGAAAAACTTGCATTGGAAGATATTGATTTCCAAGCCAAGTCGGGCGAGATCGTCGCAATCATAGGGGGGACTGGTTCAGGTAAAACGACCTTAGTCAATTTGATCCCTCGATTATATGACATCGAATCTGGTTCGATCCAAATAAATGGAACGGACATTAGTGACATGACTCAATATAATTTGCGAGAATTAATGGGCTTTGTTCCTCAAAAAGCAGTTCTGTTCTCTGGAACGATCCGAGACAATATGCAGTATGGTAAGCCGGATGCAACAGATGAAATGATTTGGAAAGCATTAGAAATCGCACAAGCTAAAGATTTTGTTTCAGAGATGGAAGATGGCTTAGATAGCCATGTGGAACAAGGAGGAGGAAACTTCTCTGGTGGACAAAGACAGCGTCTGGCAATTGCACGGGCATTAGTCAAAACAGCAGATATCTATGTGTTTGATGATTCCTTCTCAGCGTTGGATTTCAAAACGGATGCCAATCTTCGCCAAGCATTGAAAACGAATATGAAAGAAAGTATCACCGTTTTAGTTGCTCAACGAGTAAGTACAGTAATGGATGCAGATATGATCCTTGTGCTAGATGAAGGAAAACTGGTTGGCAAAGGAACACATGAAGAACTATTAGCAACAAACGAAACTTATCAAGAAATCGTTCATTCACAACTAAGAGAGGAGGACTTAGCATGA
- a CDS encoding TetR/AcrR family transcriptional regulator: protein MPTQTFFHLPKEKQKRLIEAARIEFSRVPLKEASIANIVKLADIPRGSFYQYFEDKEDLYFYYFETMRRDSSKDMLQLMKESDGDLFKGFESYFSKMIYEILEGENASFYRNLFMNMDYRASRKVAPHTSRQKTPHDPHKEHKQDAKELLELIDRTKLKVKNDHELELLIQLVMNTVFTTIAHSYRLFSTSEDYSVEQAISEFNLKLSWLKNGVYK from the coding sequence ATGCCGACACAGACATTTTTCCATTTGCCTAAAGAAAAACAAAAAAGACTAATCGAGGCTGCGAGAATCGAGTTTTCTAGAGTACCCTTAAAAGAAGCTTCGATTGCTAATATCGTCAAATTAGCGGATATCCCTAGAGGCAGTTTCTATCAGTATTTTGAAGATAAAGAGGATCTTTATTTTTATTACTTTGAGACAATGAGACGTGACAGCTCTAAAGATATGTTACAACTAATGAAAGAATCCGATGGTGATCTATTCAAAGGATTCGAATCCTATTTTTCTAAAATGATTTATGAGATTTTGGAAGGCGAGAATGCTTCTTTTTATCGTAACTTGTTTATGAACATGGATTACCGTGCCTCAAGAAAAGTCGCTCCTCATACGAGTCGCCAAAAAACGCCTCACGATCCACATAAAGAACACAAACAAGATGCAAAAGAGTTGCTTGAATTGATCGATCGGACGAAGCTGAAAGTAAAAAATGATCATGAATTGGAATTACTGATCCAATTAGTGATGAATACTGTATTTACAACAATTGCGCATTCGTATCGCTTATTTTCAACATCTGAAGATTACTCAGTAGAGCAAGCAATCAGTGAATTCAATTTGAAACTTTCTTGGCTGAAAAACGGAGTATATAAATAG
- a CDS encoding rhodanese-like domain-containing protein codes for MAQSISVQDFNKLPLDADSIVLDTRNTLDYTKNHLSHSLSIPAAILPRQLKNLDPKKLYYILSYTGRRSEALADQLTANGFRAVYIIGGMEALQSSVA; via the coding sequence ATGGCCCAATCAATTAGTGTCCAAGACTTCAATAAATTGCCTCTCGATGCTGACAGCATCGTTTTAGATACAAGAAATACCTTAGATTACACAAAAAACCACTTAAGCCACTCGCTTTCTATCCCCGCTGCTATCTTGCCAAGACAATTAAAAAATCTAGATCCAAAGAAACTTTATTATATTCTAAGCTATACAGGCAGGCGATCAGAAGCATTAGCCGATCAACTTACTGCTAATGGTTTTCGTGCTGTTTATATCATTGGTGGGATGGAAGCTCTTCAGTCGAGTGTTGCTTGA
- a CDS encoding NAD(P)H-dependent oxidoreductase, which produces MASVLVVKGHPLTAEESRTVKALTSFLTSYKENHPDDEVTVLELYRDDIPEIDEELLSGWEALRAGAEFTSLSESQQQKIARFNELTDQFLAADKIVIANALWNLNIPTKLKAWFDTVNVAGKTFRYTENGPEGLVTGKKALHIQSNGGVYNGQDFASQYVKGILNFVGIDQVDQLFIEGIDYDPDRADELMQNALDKAAALGKSF; this is translated from the coding sequence ATGGCATCTGTTTTAGTAGTCAAAGGTCATCCCCTAACTGCAGAAGAATCGCGCACAGTTAAGGCATTGACGTCTTTTTTAACAAGTTATAAAGAAAATCATCCAGATGATGAAGTGACTGTTTTGGAACTTTATCGCGATGATATTCCGGAAATCGATGAAGAATTATTATCAGGTTGGGAAGCATTACGTGCTGGTGCAGAATTCACTTCCTTATCAGAAAGTCAACAACAAAAAATTGCTCGTTTCAATGAATTGACTGATCAGTTCCTTGCTGCTGATAAAATCGTTATCGCAAACGCCTTATGGAATCTAAATATCCCAACAAAATTAAAAGCTTGGTTCGATACCGTCAATGTAGCTGGAAAAACGTTCCGCTATACAGAAAACGGGCCAGAAGGATTAGTGACAGGTAAAAAAGCACTGCACATCCAATCTAATGGCGGTGTATACAACGGACAAGACTTTGCCTCTCAATATGTAAAAGGTATTTTAAACTTTGTAGGCATCGATCAAGTAGATCAGCTATTCATCGAAGGAATCGATTATGACCCTGACCGTGCAGATGAGTTGATGCAAAATGCATTAGATAAAGCTGCTGCTTTAG